A genome region from Cucumis sativus cultivar 9930 chromosome 4, Cucumber_9930_V3, whole genome shotgun sequence includes the following:
- the LOC101218697 gene encoding small glutamine-rich tetratricopeptide repeat-containing protein isoform X3, whose amino-acid sequence MANLRTDSPVACRIVRAFLDFLNSVEPGPGVDVEGLEVAKQCLEQVFQVESPAADELTDFDSLVEIFGSPESFQRSRTSSFVDNGAVPLDHRSHFNVNDSDANLSQSKHQGGDSSRESHPMGVFQDELFGQFVLALEKLHYFRTTADGRDDPDQLERATRLFHDALGEMDRSGCAEINHKNLAESLKSLGNRAMKSKLYSDAIELYSCAIALCENNAIYYCNRAAAYTQIQKYSEATRDCLKSIEIDPNYSKAYSRLGLALYDQGNYRDAIDKGFMRALQLDPNNEAVRENIRVAEQKLKEAQRQTQHEQLYAGFSK is encoded by the exons ATGGCGAACTTGAGGACCGACTCTCCAGTCGCTTGTCGCATCGTTCGTGCCTTTCTCGACTTTCTTAACTCCG TGGAACCTGGCCCAGGTGTTGATGTTGAAGGCCTCGAGGTCGCAAAACAATGCTTAGAACAAGTGTTTCAAGTCGAGTCCCCTGCTGCCGACGAGTTAACGGACTTTGATTCGCTAGTAGAAATTTTTGGTTCACCGGAATCTTTTCAGCGGTCTCGAACTAGTTCATTTGTTGATAATGGAGCTGTTCCATTGGATCATCGTAGTCATTTCAACGTGAATGATTCTGATGCCAATTTGTCACAGTCGAAACATCAG GGCGGAGATAGCTCGAGAGAATCTCATCCCATGG GAGTATTCCAAGATGAACTTTTTGGGCAATTTGTTCTTGCACTTGAAAAACTTCACTATTTTAGGACAACAGCAGATGGGAGGGATGATCCTGACCAACTTGAGCGAGCAACACGTTTGTTTCATGATGCTCTTGGT GAGATGGACAGATCCGGATGCGCTGAAATTAATCACAAAAATCTGGCCGAGTCCTTGAAATCCCTTG gtaACAGGGCTATGAAGTCAAAACTTTACTCTGACGCAATTGAGTTGTATAGCTGTGCAATTGCTCTATGTGAGAATAATGCCATTTACTACTGTAACAG GGCAGCTGCTTACACCCAAATCCAGAAATACTCTGAAGCAACAAGAGACTGTTTGAAATCCATAGAAATTGACCCAAATTATAGCAAGGCATATAGTCGTCTGGGCTTGGCTTTATATGACCAGGGGAACTATCGTGATGCTATTGATAAAGGATTTATGAGAG CATTGCAGTTGGATCCAAACAACGAAGCTGTCAGGGAAAATATTCGA GTAGCTGAACAGAAGTTAAAGGAAGCACAGCGACAAACTCAACATGAGCAG TTGTATGCAGGGTTCAGCAAGTAG
- the LOC101218697 gene encoding small glutamine-rich tetratricopeptide repeat-containing protein 2 isoform X1, protein MANLRTDSPVACRIVRAFLDFLNSVEPGPGVDVEGLEVAKQCLEQVFQVESPAADELTDFDSLVEIFGSPESFQRSRTSSFVDNGAVPLDHRSHFNVNDSDANLSQSKHQGGDSSRESHPMGVFQDELFGQFVLALEKLHYFRTTADGRDDPDQLERATRLFHDALGEMDRSGCAEINHKNLAESLKSLGNRAMKSKLYSDAIELYSCAIALCENNAIYYCNRAAAYTQIQKYSEATRDCLKSIEIDPNYSKAYSRLGLALYDQGNYRDAIDKGFMRALQLDPNNEAVRENIRVAEQKLKEAQRQTQHEQGSASRNQGSTSRSQESENQTGGGGGSRNDSSPSPPPPPPFPSMPFNVTIPSEFSDMFMNMASNATNTFHGQHSEDSGGENQSRNGWGEPNTDGNFSFSIGDGMTQDLNGALRSMMQMFTGSAPSGNPQDHFDGRPPQG, encoded by the exons ATGGCGAACTTGAGGACCGACTCTCCAGTCGCTTGTCGCATCGTTCGTGCCTTTCTCGACTTTCTTAACTCCG TGGAACCTGGCCCAGGTGTTGATGTTGAAGGCCTCGAGGTCGCAAAACAATGCTTAGAACAAGTGTTTCAAGTCGAGTCCCCTGCTGCCGACGAGTTAACGGACTTTGATTCGCTAGTAGAAATTTTTGGTTCACCGGAATCTTTTCAGCGGTCTCGAACTAGTTCATTTGTTGATAATGGAGCTGTTCCATTGGATCATCGTAGTCATTTCAACGTGAATGATTCTGATGCCAATTTGTCACAGTCGAAACATCAG GGCGGAGATAGCTCGAGAGAATCTCATCCCATGG GAGTATTCCAAGATGAACTTTTTGGGCAATTTGTTCTTGCACTTGAAAAACTTCACTATTTTAGGACAACAGCAGATGGGAGGGATGATCCTGACCAACTTGAGCGAGCAACACGTTTGTTTCATGATGCTCTTGGT GAGATGGACAGATCCGGATGCGCTGAAATTAATCACAAAAATCTGGCCGAGTCCTTGAAATCCCTTG gtaACAGGGCTATGAAGTCAAAACTTTACTCTGACGCAATTGAGTTGTATAGCTGTGCAATTGCTCTATGTGAGAATAATGCCATTTACTACTGTAACAG GGCAGCTGCTTACACCCAAATCCAGAAATACTCTGAAGCAACAAGAGACTGTTTGAAATCCATAGAAATTGACCCAAATTATAGCAAGGCATATAGTCGTCTGGGCTTGGCTTTATATGACCAGGGGAACTATCGTGATGCTATTGATAAAGGATTTATGAGAG CATTGCAGTTGGATCCAAACAACGAAGCTGTCAGGGAAAATATTCGA GTAGCTGAACAGAAGTTAAAGGAAGCACAGCGACAAACTCAACATGAGCAG GGTTCAGCAAGTAGAAATCAGGGTTCAACAAGTCGAAGTCAAGAATCAGAAAACCAAactggtggtggtggtgggtCAAGGAATGACAGCTCCCcatctcctcctcctcctcctcctttcCCTTCTATGCCATTTAATGTCACCATACCTTCTGAATTTTCGGACATGTTTATGAACATGGCTTCTAATGCTACAAACACATTCCACGGGCAACATTCCGAAGACAGTGGAGGAGAGAATCAAAGCAGAAATGGTTGGGGAGAGCCAAATACGGATGGGAATTTCAGTTTCAGCATTGGAGATGGAATGACACAGGATCTGAATGGTGCTTTGAGATCAATGATGCAAATGTTTACGGGATCAGCCCCTAGTGGAAACCCTCAAGATCATTTCGATGGAAGACCCCCACAAGGCTAA
- the LOC101218462 gene encoding long chain acyl-CoA synthetase 9, chloroplastic: MSAYIVGVLVPVVVTLFFRNSKKAKKRGLPVDAGGDPGFAVRNSKCPEPVETAWEGIFTLAELFEYSCKQHQDRRLLGTRKLIEKETEVTADGRSFEKFHLGDYEWLTYGQAFEAVCSFASGLVQIGHNKGERAAIFADTREEWFIALQGCFRRNITVVTIYASLGEEALCHSLNETEVTTVICGQKELSKLLGISGQLKTVKNVVCMDEIPQSIINSEPNGNWKITSFAKVQLLGQECNVGAELPMSADIAVIMYTSGSTGLPKGVMMTHANVLATVSAVMTIVPGLGKKDTYLAYLPMAHILELAAENVMAGVGCAIGYGSPLTLTDTSNKVKRGTKGDATALVPTVMTAVPAILDRVREGVLKKVNGTGGLAKKLFDLAYSRRLSAMNGSWFGAWGLEMLLWNFLVFRKVQAILGGRLRFLLSGGAPLSGDTQRFINICLSAPIGQGYGLTETCAGGTFSEFDDLTVGRVGAPLPCSFVKLIDWPEGGYLTSDLPRPRGEIVIGGPNVTLGYFKNEEKTKESYKVDERGMRWFYTGDIGQFHADGCLEIIDRKKDIVKLQHGEYVSLGKVEAALSVSPYVDNIMLHADPFHSFCVALVVPSQHAVEGWASKQGIDTSDFAELCHKEEVVKEVQASLVKEAKKARLQKFEIPAKIKLLSNPWTPESGLVTAALKLKRDLIRKAFSEDLSKLYA, translated from the exons ATGAGTGCATACATCGTTGGTGTTCTTGTACCTGTTGTAGTTACACTTTTCTTCCGGAATTccaaaaaagcaaagaaaaggGGATTGCCAGTTGATGCTGGTGGGGATCCTGGGTTTGCTGTTCGGAATAGTAAATGTCCTGAGCCTGTAGAGACAGCATGGGAAGGCATTTTTACTCTTGCAGAACTCTTTGAGTATTCATGCAAGCAGCACCAAGATAGACGCTTACTTGGAACCCgcaaattgattgaaaaagaaactgaaGTAACTGCTGATGGTAGATCCTTTGAGAAGTTTCATTTGGGTGACTACGAGTGGCTCACATATGGTCAAGCATTTGAAGCTGTGTGTAGCTTTGCTTCTGGTTTAGTGCAAATTGGGCATAATAAGGGAGAACGTGCAGCAATCTTTGCTGACACTAGAGAAGAATGGTTTATTGCTTTGCag GGATGCTTTAGGCGCAATATCACCGTTGTAACTATATATGCATCTTTAGGGGAAGAAGCATTATGTCACTCGTTGAACGag ACAGAAGTCACAACTGTGATATGTGGCCAGAAAGAGTTAAGTAAGCTTTTAGGTATCAGTGGACAGCTTAAGACAGTGAAGAATGTGGTATGTATGGATGAAATTCCTCAAAGCATTATAAATTCTGAGCCGAATGGGAACTGGAAAATCACCTCATTTGCTAAAGTTCAATTGCTTGGCCAAGAGTGTAACGTGGGTGCTGAGTTACCCATGTCAGCTGACATTGCAGTAATAATGTATACGAGTGGAAGTACTGGATTGCCCAAG GGTGTGATGATGACACATGCAAATGTCTTGGCCACAGTTTCTGCTGTCATGACTATAGTTCCTGGTCTGGGGAAGAAGGATACCTATCTTGCATACTTACCCATGGCTCATATCCTTGAGTTAGCAGCAGAG AACGTAATGGCTGGTGTTGGATGTGCTATTGGATATGGGTCTCCTTTGACACTTACTGACACGTCTAACAAGGTTAAACGAGGGACGAAGGGTGATGCAACTGCTCTTGTGCCAACAGTAATGACTGCTGTCCCAGCAATTTTAGATCGTGTTCGAGAAGGGGTTCTTAAAAAG GTGAATGGGACAGGTGGATTAGcaaagaaattatttgatttggcATATTCTCGTAGGTTATCTGCCATGAATGGTAGTTGGTTTGGGGCATGGGGTCTGGAAATGCTTTTATGGAACTTTCTTGTGTTTAGAAAGGTACAAGCAATTCTAGGAGGTCGCCTTCGCTTTCTGTTGTCTGGAGGGGCACCCCTTTCTGGGGATACCCAAAGATTCATCAACATCTGTCTCAG TGCTCCAATAGGCCAGGGTTACGGTCTTACTGAAACTTGTGCTGGTGGAACATTCTCTGAGTTTGATGACTTGACTGTTGGTCGGGTAGGAGCTCCACTTCCTTGCTCATTTGTTAAG TTGATTGATTGGCCCGAAGGTGGATACTTAACTAGTGATTTGCCAAGGCCACGGGGAGAAATTGTAATTGGTGGTCCAAATGTTACACTTGgatatttcaaaaatgaagaaaaaactaaagaatCATACAAG GTTGATGAGCGGGGAATGCGGTGGTTCTACACTGGCGACATAGGGCAATTTCATGCTGATGGTTGCCTTGAAATTATTGACCGTAAAAAGGATATAGTCAAACTTCAACATGGAGAATATGTTTCTTTGGGGAAG GTAGAAGCTGCACTGAGTGTGAGCCCGTATGTTGACAATATTATGCTACACGCCGATCCCTTTCATAGTTTCTGTGTTGCTCTTGTTGTGCCCTCTCAACATGCAGTAGAAGGATGGGCTTCTAAGCAAGGAATTGACACAAGTGACTTCGCTGAACTCTGTCATAAAGAAGAAGTAGTAAAGGAAGTCCAAGCATCACTCGTAAAG GAAGCAAAGAAGGCTCGGTTACAGAAGTTTGAGATCcctgcaaaaataaaattgctatCAAATCCATGGACACCTGAATCTGGACTTGTTACTGCAGCTCTCAAGCTTAAAAGAGATTTAATTAGAAAGGCTTTCTCTGAAGACCTCTCTAAATTATATGCCtga
- the LOC101218697 gene encoding small glutamine-rich tetratricopeptide repeat-containing protein isoform X2: MANLRTDSPVACRIVRAFLDFLNSVEPGPGVDVEGLEVAKQCLEQVFQVESPAADELTDFDSLVEIFGSPESFQRSRTSSFVDNGAVPLDHRSHFNVNDSDANLSQSKHQGGDSSRESHPMGVFQDELFGQFVLALEKLHYFRTTADGRDDPDQLERATRLFHDALGEMDRSGCAEINHKNLAESLKSLGNRAMKSKLYSDAIELYSCAIALCENNAIYYCNRAAAYTQIQKYSEATRDCLKSIEIDPNYSKAYSRLGLALYDQGNYRDAIDKGFMRALQLDPNNEAVRENIRVAEQKLKEAQRQTQHEQSFSFTSQNSWSHRRHKAEKICVGRFL; encoded by the exons ATGGCGAACTTGAGGACCGACTCTCCAGTCGCTTGTCGCATCGTTCGTGCCTTTCTCGACTTTCTTAACTCCG TGGAACCTGGCCCAGGTGTTGATGTTGAAGGCCTCGAGGTCGCAAAACAATGCTTAGAACAAGTGTTTCAAGTCGAGTCCCCTGCTGCCGACGAGTTAACGGACTTTGATTCGCTAGTAGAAATTTTTGGTTCACCGGAATCTTTTCAGCGGTCTCGAACTAGTTCATTTGTTGATAATGGAGCTGTTCCATTGGATCATCGTAGTCATTTCAACGTGAATGATTCTGATGCCAATTTGTCACAGTCGAAACATCAG GGCGGAGATAGCTCGAGAGAATCTCATCCCATGG GAGTATTCCAAGATGAACTTTTTGGGCAATTTGTTCTTGCACTTGAAAAACTTCACTATTTTAGGACAACAGCAGATGGGAGGGATGATCCTGACCAACTTGAGCGAGCAACACGTTTGTTTCATGATGCTCTTGGT GAGATGGACAGATCCGGATGCGCTGAAATTAATCACAAAAATCTGGCCGAGTCCTTGAAATCCCTTG gtaACAGGGCTATGAAGTCAAAACTTTACTCTGACGCAATTGAGTTGTATAGCTGTGCAATTGCTCTATGTGAGAATAATGCCATTTACTACTGTAACAG GGCAGCTGCTTACACCCAAATCCAGAAATACTCTGAAGCAACAAGAGACTGTTTGAAATCCATAGAAATTGACCCAAATTATAGCAAGGCATATAGTCGTCTGGGCTTGGCTTTATATGACCAGGGGAACTATCGTGATGCTATTGATAAAGGATTTATGAGAG CATTGCAGTTGGATCCAAACAACGAAGCTGTCAGGGAAAATATTCGA GTAGCTGAACAGAAGTTAAAGGAAGCACAGCGACAAACTCAACATGAGCAG TCATTCTCTTTCACTAGTCAGAATTCTTGGAGCCATAGGCGTCATAAAGCGGAAAAAATATGCGTGGGTCGTTTTTTGTGA